The following are encoded in a window of Scophthalmus maximus strain ysfricsl-2021 chromosome 2, ASM2237912v1, whole genome shotgun sequence genomic DNA:
- the slc13a2 gene encoding solute carrier family 13 member 2 isoform X1, with protein sequence MVTYEQSARKQEVSRLLALSAESYHGFLAEISLVPQELHHHYHHSAVTPSPAPQHPFIASKMWLCYHPHGSVLVHRMYALGCDGPSAGRPLSHDGYHDGWSVEHWNLHKRIALRVLLLVGVRPSLLMMGFMIVASFLSMWISNMASTAMMLPIAKAVLQQLQATEAQADERDFQAAAAEDNPAFELELADKKQEISNSRQPDTKTQQESLRESRRQALEAKYVHLTKGLSLSVCYSASIGGTATLTGTTPNLILKGQIDKIFPGNGDVINFASWFGFAFPNMLLMLVLSWFWLQFLFLGSNLKKSFGCGVKSDRDKEAYAVIKEEYLKLGRMKFAEGAVLTIFTLLVVLWFTREPGFIDGWATLLFNKEKAFVSDGTVAIFMSMLFFVVPSQLPKFRGYGYDDAGKTVKSPPSLLNWQVVHERMPWNIVLLLGGGFAMAAASEESGLSKWLGESLSPLQNIPAYAISLLLSLLVATFTECFSNTATTTLFLPILASMATAIKLHPLYVMLPCTIAASLAFMLPVATPPNAFAFAFGNLKVIDMVKAGFMLNIIGILTVNLGVNTWGYALFDMGTFPQWANITEGQP encoded by the exons ATGGTGACGTACGAGCAGAGTGCGCGCAAGCAGGAAGTGAGCAG GTTGCTTGCTTTGTCCGCAGAATCATATCATGGGTTTTTGGCTGAGATTTCTTTGGTACCACAGGAACTacatcatcattaccatcaCTCCGCTGTTACTCCTTCCCCTGCCCCTCAGCATCCCTTCATcg caaGCAAGATGTGGCTATGCTATCATCCTCATGGCTCTGTACTGGTGCACAGAATGTATGCCCTTGGCTGTGACGGCCCTTCTGCCGGTCGTCCTCTTTCCCATGATGGGTATCATGACGGCTGGAGCG TGGAGCACTGGAACCTCCATAAGCGCATCGCTCTCCGAGTTTTGCTGCTGGTTGGTGTTCGTCCGTCCCT GTTGATGATGGGCTTCATGATCGTGGCGTCCTTCCTCTCCATGTGGATCAGCAACATGGCCAGCACAGCCATGATGCTGCCCATCGCCAAGGCTGTGCTCCAGCAGCTGCAAGCCACCGAGGCCCAGGCGGACGAACGAGATTTTCAGGCTGCGGCAGCCGAGGACAACCCTGCATTTGAGCTGGAGCTCGCAGACAAGAAGCAGGAAATATCCAACAGCAGACAGCCAGACACCAAGACTCAACAGGAGTCACTGCGGGAGTCCAGGAGACAAGCGTTGGAGGCAAAGTATGTTCATTTGACCAAAGGGTTGAGTCTGAGCGTGTGTTACTCTGCCAGCATCGGCGGCACGGCCACGCTCACTGGCACGACCCCCAACCTCATCCTCAAGGGTCAGATCGACAA GATCTTCCCCGGAAATGGTGACGTGATCAACTTTGCCAGCTGGTTCGGCTTTGCTTTTCCCAACATGTTGCTCATGCTTGTGTTGTCCTGGTTCTGGCTCCAGTTTTTGTTCCTTGGTTCCAA CCTGAAGAAGTCATTTGGCTGTGGCGTGAAGAGCGACAGAGATAAGGAGGCGTACGCGGTGATCAAGGAGGAGTACCTTAAGCTGGGTCGCATGAAGTTCGCTGAGGGGGCAGTGCTCACCATCTTCACCCTGCTGGTGGTCCTATGGTTCACCAGGGAGCCGGGCTTCATCGACGGCTGGGCAACATTGCTCTTCAATAAGGAGAAGGC GTTTGTATCAGATGGAACCGTCGCTATCTTCATGTCAATGCTCTTCTTCGTCGTCCCCTCCCAGCTGCCCAAGTTCAGAGGCTACGGTTACGATGACGCAG GTAAGACGGTGAAGTCTCCGCCCTCTCTGCTGAACTGGCAGGTGGTCCACGAGCGAATGCCCTGGAACATCGTCCTGCTGCTGGGAGGAGGCTTCGCTATGGCTGCTGCCAGTGAG GAGTCAGGTCTGTCCAAGTGGTTGGGAGAAAGCTTGTCACCTCTCCAGAATATTCCTGCCTATGCCATCTCGTTGCTGCTCTCCCTGCTGGTGGCGACATTCACCGAGTGCTTCAGCAACACAGCCACCACCACCCTGTTCCTGCCCATACTGGCCTCAATG GCCACAGCTATTAAGCTGCACCCGCTGTATGTGATGCTGCCCTGCACCATCGCTGCCTCTCTGGCCTTCATGCTGCCAGTGGCCACACCACCCAACGCCTTCGCCTTCGCCTTTGGAAATCTCAAAGTCATCGACATG GTGAAAGCTGGCTTCATGCTGAACATCATTGGGATTCTGACCGTCAACTTAGGCGTCAACACCTGGGGATACGCATTGTTTGACATGGGCACCTTCCCCCAGTGGGCCAACATTACAGAGGGCCAACCTTGA
- the slc13a2 gene encoding solute carrier family 13 member 2 isoform X2: MGFWLRFLWYHRNYIIITITPLLLLPLPLSIPSSQARCGYAIILMALYWCTECMPLAVTALLPVVLFPMMGIMTAGAVSVEYLKDSNMLFIGGLLVAIAVEHWNLHKRIALRVLLLVGVRPSLLMMGFMIVASFLSMWISNMASTAMMLPIAKAVLQQLQATEAQADERDFQAAAAEDNPAFELELADKKQEISNSRQPDTKTQQESLRESRRQALEAKYVHLTKGLSLSVCYSASIGGTATLTGTTPNLILKGQIDKIFPGNGDVINFASWFGFAFPNMLLMLVLSWFWLQFLFLGSNLKKSFGCGVKSDRDKEAYAVIKEEYLKLGRMKFAEGAVLTIFTLLVVLWFTREPGFIDGWATLLFNKEKAFVSDGTVAIFMSMLFFVVPSQLPKFRGYGYDDAGKTVKSPPSLLNWQVVHERMPWNIVLLLGGGFAMAAASEESGLSKWLGESLSPLQNIPAYAISLLLSLLVATFTECFSNTATTTLFLPILASMATAIKLHPLYVMLPCTIAASLAFMLPVATPPNAFAFAFGNLKVIDMVKAGFMLNIIGILTVNLGVNTWGYALFDMGTFPQWANITEGQP, from the exons ATGGGTTTTTGGCTGAGATTTCTTTGGTACCACAGGAACTacatcatcattaccatcaCTCCGCTGTTACTCCTTCCCCTGCCCCTCAGCATCCCTTCATcg caaGCAAGATGTGGCTATGCTATCATCCTCATGGCTCTGTACTGGTGCACAGAATGTATGCCCTTGGCTGTGACGGCCCTTCTGCCGGTCGTCCTCTTTCCCATGATGGGTATCATGACGGCTGGAGCG GTCAGTGTTGAATATCTGAAAGACTCTAACATGTTGTTCATTGGCGGCCTGTTGGTGGCCATTGCAGTGGAGCACTGGAACCTCCATAAGCGCATCGCTCTCCGAGTTTTGCTGCTGGTTGGTGTTCGTCCGTCCCT GTTGATGATGGGCTTCATGATCGTGGCGTCCTTCCTCTCCATGTGGATCAGCAACATGGCCAGCACAGCCATGATGCTGCCCATCGCCAAGGCTGTGCTCCAGCAGCTGCAAGCCACCGAGGCCCAGGCGGACGAACGAGATTTTCAGGCTGCGGCAGCCGAGGACAACCCTGCATTTGAGCTGGAGCTCGCAGACAAGAAGCAGGAAATATCCAACAGCAGACAGCCAGACACCAAGACTCAACAGGAGTCACTGCGGGAGTCCAGGAGACAAGCGTTGGAGGCAAAGTATGTTCATTTGACCAAAGGGTTGAGTCTGAGCGTGTGTTACTCTGCCAGCATCGGCGGCACGGCCACGCTCACTGGCACGACCCCCAACCTCATCCTCAAGGGTCAGATCGACAA GATCTTCCCCGGAAATGGTGACGTGATCAACTTTGCCAGCTGGTTCGGCTTTGCTTTTCCCAACATGTTGCTCATGCTTGTGTTGTCCTGGTTCTGGCTCCAGTTTTTGTTCCTTGGTTCCAA CCTGAAGAAGTCATTTGGCTGTGGCGTGAAGAGCGACAGAGATAAGGAGGCGTACGCGGTGATCAAGGAGGAGTACCTTAAGCTGGGTCGCATGAAGTTCGCTGAGGGGGCAGTGCTCACCATCTTCACCCTGCTGGTGGTCCTATGGTTCACCAGGGAGCCGGGCTTCATCGACGGCTGGGCAACATTGCTCTTCAATAAGGAGAAGGC GTTTGTATCAGATGGAACCGTCGCTATCTTCATGTCAATGCTCTTCTTCGTCGTCCCCTCCCAGCTGCCCAAGTTCAGAGGCTACGGTTACGATGACGCAG GTAAGACGGTGAAGTCTCCGCCCTCTCTGCTGAACTGGCAGGTGGTCCACGAGCGAATGCCCTGGAACATCGTCCTGCTGCTGGGAGGAGGCTTCGCTATGGCTGCTGCCAGTGAG GAGTCAGGTCTGTCCAAGTGGTTGGGAGAAAGCTTGTCACCTCTCCAGAATATTCCTGCCTATGCCATCTCGTTGCTGCTCTCCCTGCTGGTGGCGACATTCACCGAGTGCTTCAGCAACACAGCCACCACCACCCTGTTCCTGCCCATACTGGCCTCAATG GCCACAGCTATTAAGCTGCACCCGCTGTATGTGATGCTGCCCTGCACCATCGCTGCCTCTCTGGCCTTCATGCTGCCAGTGGCCACACCACCCAACGCCTTCGCCTTCGCCTTTGGAAATCTCAAAGTCATCGACATG GTGAAAGCTGGCTTCATGCTGAACATCATTGGGATTCTGACCGTCAACTTAGGCGTCAACACCTGGGGATACGCATTGTTTGACATGGGCACCTTCCCCCAGTGGGCCAACATTACAGAGGGCCAACCTTGA
- the si:ch211-40k21.5 gene encoding uncharacterized protein si:ch211-40k21.5, translating to MAERVPTTYVGRKRKTVYETASKKRRLDNQRAKTRVNVGVAFQRWRRLMEEQGLKNDAMVAEFLLDSFNWEEVTGLPAQETEDETGDVNTDEDDTRVLSSNHDASRPGQSPHPQTGQDNG from the exons ATGGCAGAGAGGGTGCCCACGACATATGTCGGCCGCAAAAGGAAAACGGTATATGAGACGGCTTCCAAAAAACGGAGGCTGGACAACCAGAGGGCCAAAACCAGAGTCAACGTCGGTGTGGCTTTTCAACGCTGGCGTCGACTCATGGAAGAGCAGGGGCTGAAAAACGACGCCATGGTGGCCGAGTTTCTTTTGGACAG TTTTAACTGGGAAGAAGTTACTGGGCTTCCTGCTCAGGAGACTGAAGATGAAACCGGGGACGTCAACACAGACGAGGATGACACGCGTGTGCTCAGCTCGAACCATGATGCCAGCAGGCCAGGACAATCACCACATCCACAGACCGGCCAGGATAACGGATGA